In Salmo salar chromosome ssa14, Ssal_v3.1, whole genome shotgun sequence, the sequence gttcatCTCTTCCTGCGGCAGGTGCGTTTGTGGTCGGCGTGCCAGTGCTCCTGTTGACACTTGATGGAGCAGTAGGAGGTGTTCCAGCAGCAGTGGTACATGGCTTCCTCCTCACAGTTATAACACTGgaggacacacacagtcagaactGACATGGCCCCTCTTTATGCTTGAATTTTTTCGTACATTACTATGAGGTCATTTGTGAATGCCACTTTAACAAATAACTCATTTGCTGTTAAGTCATTGTCATATTCAATTGATACATTATATTTGACTGTCTAATACTGCTCTATCTACTGGCCTTTTGGTTATGGAGTTAAAAATCCCAAAAGGTCAAGGATGTGCTTAGCTACTGTAGATACTGGGGTGTGGGACAAACAATTAAAAAACACGTGTCCAAATATTTTTCCGGATTTAGCCCTTCAGGTCTCAATGTGTGAGACACTGGTGTtaacagactgaagtgtgtgtggtagagaacGAGGGAAAGAGAAGGGTCTCACTCACCCACTGCTTCTTCTTGGTGGTGGAGATGAGCTGCTTGTGCTGGGCCACCATCTTCTTCACCTCCTCCACCAGCTCCTCCTTACACTTCTCCTTCACCGTCTTACACTTTCTCTCCATCTCAGCCTGGCCCCCTGACACTGCCTTGCTCACCGCCTGCCTCTTCTCGTCCTCCATCTCAGAACGCAGCTGGAGACAGACACCACAGAAAATTTGCCTCAACTTTGATACATGTGGTATACTCGTGTGTTGGCGCGTTTCCTTTTCTTTAACAATAATTCAATAAAAGCTTTTCTCAGTGTCCTACGTCCTACTCCGTCTCAATCCCCCAGTCCCTCACCTTCTCCAGGGCCTCTCAGTCTCAATCCCCCAGTCACTCACCTTCTCCAGGGCCTCTCAGTCTCAATCCCCCAGTCACTCACCTTCTCCAGGGCCTCTCAGTCTCAATCCCCCAGTCACTCACCTTCTCCAGGGCCTCTCGGACCCCCTTAGTCTCAATCCCTCAGTCCCTCACCTTCTCCAGGGCCTCTCGGACCCCCTCAGTCTCGGTCCCCCAGTCCCTCACTTTCTCCAGGGCCTCTCGCACCCCCTCAGTCTCAATCCCCCAGTCCCTCACCTTCTCCAGGGCCTCTCGGACCCCCTCAGTCTCAATCCCCCAGTCCCTCACCTTCTCCAGGGCCTCTCGGACCATGCGCTCTGTCTCCCTCTTGTTGTCGGCCTTCATCATGTCCTTGACATCGTTGAAGATCTTGGTGTACTTCTCGTGGCACATGTTCTGGCAGGCTCCGTCAGAGGTGGTCTGGGTGCTGCGGTGTAGGCTGCGTGGCGAGGCGGCTGAGGCCTTCTTGGTCTGCGTGGAGACAGACAGCTTCTCTGGCTGGTGGGGCGTCGTCACGGGGATCTCCTGGCTGCTGCTCACAGCCTCCATCTCAGGCTCCGGGTCCTGGGGGAGAGAGGTCAGGGACggggttagagatggagagagaaacaagcaaacaaacagacacacgcataaatctccctacacacacacacacacacagaacccctcccccacacacacacacacacagaacccctccccacacacacacacacacacacacacacacagaacccctccacacacacacacacacacacacacagaacccctccccacacacacagaacccctccccacacacacacacacacacagaacccctccccacacacacacacacacacacacacagaacccccccccacacacacacacacagaacccctcccacacacacacacacacacacacacacacacagaacccctccccacacacacacactaaggtcTTGATTCAATCCATATCGCCGAAGTTCAGTGCTACAGTGCAATTGAACTTTAAAGGCAATGCGGAAACTGCACtcacggtaaacgctgcgtaTGGCAGCTCAAATTGGAAATGACCTTTAAATGTCAAGCGCGCTATATGCGATACAGATTAAATCAAGCCCTAAAACACTTCAATTGAAACACAGACACATACCATGGTAACACACTGGCTGAGGTGACCGTACAACAGTAGTGTTGGGATACTTACAATGGCTTCCTCTTTGGGCTCAGGAGCTTGACTGCGACGGCTCTTCTTTGCTTTAGGCTCCTGCCTGTCTGGCTGACGGTCTCGGtccgcctgtctgtctgctttctGCTGGGGAGAAACATAACATATTGGATTACAGAAGCGCAGTATCAGAGATGTCTAACACCGCTGTTGGATAAGCATTTCCGTTACCACGGCAACTATTCGAGCTAGAGCCATGACAATACAGATGGTGTTTGTGTTGATCCTCACATTCTCAAATCATTGAAATTCCTCCTAATTTATTATTACATTAATATTAAATTAGCTACTAAAAACACTCCAGAGCAGCTTTTAGTGAGCTTATTTTCAACATGCAAATAAAACATCCCTCTGGGTGTGAGGCTAGTGCACGCATACGCACATGTTTGACCTGATCGTTGTTGTTGCTGGTGGAGGAGATTGAGTACTCTGCCTCCTCCGGCCTCTctgtcagcctctcctctccgtctcctctcctctcctccaccttctccaccGTCTTGGTTTTCCAGAAGCGGCCCTCCCTCTGAAAGCATTGGGACAGCTCCAGCTCATCACAGGCCTTCTTCCAGCTCGCGCTGCGCTTCACCTGCAGCTGCTGCACCGACACCTTGATGTCCTGGATGTTGTCTGCAGGGATCCACGCTCTGGGgacgaggaggggagggggggggacagTCAGAGCAGCCAGGGAATCTCTCAAAGCTCCATAGCCAGGGGAAATTATACTGCATGAATAGCAAGACGCCTTGCTCCTGCCAAACGCTACGCCACGCCCACGGACGTTCGTTTCTTCTCCGCattgagtctggatctgagtacctcccgaCCCTTCACATTCAGGGCCGTCGGATTGgtccagagccagaacacacgtgggtaaagcgGAGGTTTGGAAAttcgtcattggctttgatactctgatgaCTTTGTTTGGTACAACGCCCCTCGTCACCACAAAACGACTTCAGTGACGACAGTATCAGACTGAAGTGTGTAGCGAACGACAGAGCAGCGGAAGAATTCCGTTTGAGCCGTCAGCCTAGAAATGATAGAGTACAGACAAGAAATTCTACGGGATCGAAAGTTTAAAATGATCCACTATGATATATCCGCCGCTCTGCGTGACAGTACAGTTGGCCCTCAGATCCAGAGACTCTCGTGTCCTAGTGATAAGGCCGTTACATATGTAGCGGCACGATAACTATGCCATGTCTATCAGCACGAGTGTGATGGCTGACCTCTGGTGGGAGATGAGTTCTAGCAccttagtgcactccttttgatgaACGTtttggttgaaagtagtgcactacatagggaatacagTGCCACTTGGGACGCAGCCTCTGTATCAGTGTGATGGCTGACCTCTGGTGCTGGTGGCCAAAGAAGCGGACGTCCACCTGATTGTCCTCTCTCTGCAGGACCTTGGCCGGCCAGTAGCCAAAGCCCTTCATCTTCGCCCACACAACCTCATGATTAGGAGTCTGCAACAACAAGCACAACCCCAGATCAGCACAGGGCAAACGACACCAGataatacacacatacaattcaatCAACTTTATTTGTCCCCTTATTCCAATTCTATTGGGGCTATAACGCTTCAGACATAGCCCTAACATTACGGCCAATATTACATTGAGTTGATATCTTGGTCATTTCAACAATCAACACCCCAGGAGCATTGAAGGCAAGACAGTTTGATACTCACACAGGGGTAGCAGAACCAGTTGTCAGGCCGAGCGTTGGACAGGTAGAAGCAGTTCTTACACAGCATCAACTCGTtcagctggagagagagcgagagaagtggAGCGAATGAGgaagagacacagagaacagCCGCCCTGCCACTCACAACACAACCACCTAGAATACTACAATACAAATCTGTCACATTTAGTTCAAAAAAGGAAACAAACTGTTTACCTCATGGCATGTGTCACTGTAGAGCAACCGCGCTATTTCAGCCTGGTCACTATGAACTGCAACAAAAACAGGTTTCGTTAACGTTGGGAAAATAACAGTGAAGTACATTGTAAAGATTTTGTTCCATTGAACATGCCACCACAAATGCATTTTAACTACATAGAGAGACATGTTCCTCCTCATTTTTTGGTAGACAATCAATAACAGTTCAGACTTCGTGCTTCCTTCAAATTACATTTCTGCCACAACTATACGGTCTTATTTTCTAAGCCTCAATTAATAATAGTAGGAGGGAAATCTGACAGCAAAACATGCCCTTCACAGATGTTTCCCACAtggaaccttattccctatatagtgcacgactgtagaccagagctctatggtccttggtcaaacgtagtgcagtataaagggaataggatgccatttaggacacTACCCATAATAACAGCATGGTTGTGAACGCCGCCCCCCCCCACCTCCAAACAAGATGGCGGTGTTGTGCACGATCAGCTGGGCATCTGCCTTGAATTCGTCGAAGCTCTTGTATTTCCCCTCGGTGAGGTTCTGCAACACAGACAGCGATACAGAGAGAACACAAAGAGGACTATTCATTCACACTGGGTAGGGCAGCAGAGAGGGGGCTGTGTGGTGCAGTTGCAGTACCATAAGAGACCAGAGGAGGGCAGTGCACCACAGACCCAAAGACCGAGACCCAAGCCAGGGAGGCGCTGTGCTGTTTTCCAGCCTATCCAGAGgcctgggtcgtattcactaggcaccaaacagaagaaaaccgactggaacagggagggactaagctgaacgttttgctacagtgtgcaaaACTGAATACTACCCTGCGACAGTGGCAGGGAGCGCTGTGCTGTTTCCCAGCCAATTTGGCAGGCAGGGCTTGGCTGGCGGGAACTACCAGTGATCACGGTGCAGAGAAGACCTCACTGACCCCCTCGCTGTGACGAGAGGCAATCTGAAAGCCTGTAGCCTCAGCTACACAATCACAGCTTTATACTGGGGCTACATCTGACGTGCCCTTACACAGACCCTCACCAAACAACATGGACtaagtcccaaatagcaccctattccctttacataggaaatagggtgataTTCGGGACAGAATTTTTTTGAAATCCTGTGTTCAGCAGTGTATTGCGGGGAGTTACCTCCTGAATGTTGGTGACGTCCAGCGTGGTGTGGATGAGCCTTCTGTACATCGGGTGTTGTGTGTCTTTGCCTTTCTTGTTCAGGTCCACGGCCTACAGTGCCAGGAGAGAAATAATACGATTTATGGGCgaaaaggaggaggggagctgggaTTAACCCAAGCCATTGTGGTGGGACATTTTACTGGCCTTGATTTAAAGTGGAATAAAACATGGCAGAGCTCTGATTAAATACAGtgttgtgttccaaatggcagccTCGGAGCCCTATAGGagggctggtcaaaagtagtgcactatatagggaatagggcgccatttgggatgcaatcagTGCCACAGCCTGGTCCTGCATCCCTACCCTGAACATAAAACGGCAACACTCACCCTCTCTTTCATGCGCTGAATGATAAAACGCAGGTATTTGCACATCTCCTGCTTGTTCAGGTTCTTCTTTTTActaccctagagagagagagagagagcgagagaatgactCTGTAACCCATCCAGCTCTCTATTCAAACCACGTGTGGTTAGCAGTAAATTGGAACTGATGAGAGCTAACTGAGTATataatatgttttattgtcacatacaccggataggtgcagtgaaatgtgttgttttacagggtcagccatagtagaacggcacccctggagcaaattagggttaagtgccttgctcaagggcacagacagatttttccccTTGTCGGCTTAGGTATTCgaactagggttgcacattttggggaacatccaggtggaaactttccgtgggaattaacgggaatatatgggaattaacggaaatatatgcaaattaatattaataccatttaaatgtagatgttttttgcattggatatatttaccatatcatatggagactgaaatataaaccttttaccttatcataagtagacataattgcaaattattaaatccttccaatagaaaaaaactaaacaattTAGTTATCAATTTAACTTTAATtcaatgagttgactcttcacatgggatgatttcactgaacaacaaaagggaatattgaatgatccccaatgatccatcgcatctcccaaaaaaacgttttcaacatacatctgtaaaatgatagtctagaaactaaagctttagttgtcttcctctcaggcttccatgtcttctccctggacctcctcaatgtccacctcctgaacatcagactgaggcctcttcttcactgtcactttccaaccttgttgaagatggctcgttgtcaggctcaaaaagcccaaaatttgcccggatggccaccaatttttcaacccttggtcagcctgttgcgtgctttggtgtgtgtgttcccaaacagggaccagttgcgctctgaggcggctgatgttggtgggatttggaggatgatggaggcaacaggggaaagagcctcagatccataAAGTCCCTtctaccaggtggctgatgagatatgttggcactactgccatattgcatctccatcccaaagcccttgcttggaagtgtacagacccccaagaaccttgccctcatccaggccaaggcaGCGAGACACCATAGGCCtcgttgatctctgcaccagacaggatgctcttaccagcatacttggggtccaacatgtgcgctgcggcgtgtatgggcttcaggcagaagtcttcatgcaTTTTGACGTATTTcaaaactgcagtttcctctgcttggaccaacagtgaagtgggcagggcagtacagatttcttctcttacatctgcaagcagagtctgaacatcagacaggatggcattgtctcccttattggctactgctataggtttcaggagtttcaggctgcttaccactctctcccaaaatacataatgcaggaggatcctcttgatggggttgtccatatcggcagactgatgtggccatttcttggagatactccttcccctccaggagactgtcaaacatgatgacaacaccaccccaacgggtgttgctgggcagcttcaatgtggtgctcttattcttctcactttgcttggtgaggtagattgctgctataacttgatgacccttcacatacctaaccatttcattggctctcttgtagagtgtatccattgttttcagtgccatgatgtccttgaggaacagattcaatgcatgagcagcacagccaatgggcgtgatgtgagggtaggactcctccactttagactaagcagccttcatgttcgcagcattgtcggtcaccagtgcaaataccttctgtggtccaaggtcattgatgactgcctaaAAGCTCagctgcaatgtagagaccggtgtgtctgtcccttgtgtctgtgctcttgtagaatactggttgaggggtggagatgatgtagttcatTATTCCTTACCcacaaacattcgaccacccatcagagatgattgcaatacagtctgcttcttctatgatttgcttgaccttcacttgaactctgcatccagcaagtgagtagataaagcatgtctggttggaggggtgtatgctgggcgaagaacattcagaaatctctctttccaatacacattgcctgtgagcatcagaggtgaaccagttgcatacacagctcgagcaagatattcatcagcatttctctgactacattcctccattgagtcaaaagaaaacttctgattccaggaggaccatgagcggttgctatcgataaggtgtctggttcatcattttcacctcaaatagaagtagagggacttttgtcagaggttggttgttgtgagcgctgagggaactttatgcacttggccagatgattctgcatctttgttgcattcttcacatataaTTTGGCACAGAaattgcaaatgtacacagcttttccttctacattagctgcagtgaaatgtctccacacatcagattgtgcccgtggcattttcctgtaaagattagaaataaatgagtaaaaaaaacaatacaattccttgtacagataaatagttaagcagttggattaaacaacttctttgtaagataaatgttttaaaatgaaacatgtatggaaacaggtgaattaacactcctccgttagcaggctcaagcaagctaaaacccacatggtagcaaaaactaactagcagaaattgttaacaagttataaATATTTTAAACACActttactatttactagttaacaaaaaagcaTGCATGTAATATCAAATACATTCACCCCACACAGTATTTTAATCAAAAcgtaccagaaagcatgtagtccttggctcagacagtgaggtagtgtgggctcaatagcatctcatcaGTGTGCAAGATATTGAGAATcagctgcacatgtgatggaagaatgcactgtgcatgcagagggttgcaattccattgaattggggatagtttaaccaaaatatgccacaagacctagaattgccttatttgtatcccacaaaaaaaaggttcactgttctaagctaacttttttgatgaatttaagtaaaattccccaaattccagggctcaacttcccatggaaaatttccggaAAAATTCAGAAAAAGTACCAttaagtttccgaccctttgcaaccctaattcgaaccagcaacctttaggttactggcccaacgctctaaccgctaggctacctgccgcctataGGAGTACCTACCCTGCACACCACACACTGCCAGTGGGATCCACTGTCCCGAGGCTTGTACTCATCAGACAGGCATTTTAGGTGATAGACACGGAAGCAGTTGTCGCACACAAGCACGTCTCCAGGCAGGTGGCACTCGAAGCAGTACCAGTCGTGACTCTCCGCCTCCCATTCCTGAAACAGACGGAGCACAGTGGTCGGTGCCCCCCCTCCGCACCGACCTGACGGCTAGACTACACCCCCAGCCAGAGGGCCACTCCTGGCCCCACCACACCAGCTgctccacaacacacacctctgCTGGGGCTTGACAAAGGCACATCACTGGAACTTTTCAGTTCTAATATCTACAAAAAAATTTATCTTATATATCCATGTCTCCTTTGAAAAGAGGTcttctgacctcaatgggacttcctgaATAAATACaggtaaaataaaacatatgAAATCACAAGTTTTTATAGGTAGCCTATACAAACATCTCACAACACTTATTGAATGTTTATTTAGTTAGtgaattctgactgacctcctcTGGCGGCTCCTTCTCCGTCTGCAATTAAATACCCCCATCATTGATTAATTAACTAAcaaataaactgtgtgtgtgtgtgtgtgtgtgtgtgtgtgtgtgtgtgtgtgtgtgcacagtggaTTGTGTACCATAACACCTGTGCAAGCCAATGATTCAAAGCGCAATCTTTGGATAAACCTCATTGGAAGGAAGGCCTAAGACTAATGTGTGACCATCGCGGAAACATTGGCTTACTGGAAGGTAGTCATTCTGAGGCTAGAGGAagtgtatgtcccaaatggcaccctattgcctatataatatgccctggtcaaaagtagtgcactatgaagggcataggctgccatttgggatgcaaccaaagTTAATATAAAATCCAGATGTGGTTGTGCATGCATGAAAGGCTGATGGAAGCTAGGGAAGGGTGGGGCAAATTCCTGCCAACCTGAACCTGCTGCTCAAACCTTTATGATTTAACATACTGATCTACTATAGTGTTGTTTCAGGTTTCACTAAGGGGCACAGAGCTAGAAACTACCTGCCTGCCTGGGATTCAAACCAACAACCATGGTAGTCACACTCCTCCTCCACACAGTCTGGAGTGGAAGTCAACAAGGACTGTGTTAAATTGCAACATGTCAAAAACTAGTCTACACCTCCCAACAAAACCATTTCTTTCAGATTAAGGAAGCCACAGGACAAACTAACCTACTACACCCCATCAGTGCAGAATCCAATGCCATCTAGGCTCTGCTCAGTTGCACATGCTCTGTTTAAACCTAGTGAGCACCCCATCACAGTTgagcagagaggaggagcctgAACTAACACACAGCCATAAAAAGTCAAAAGGATAAAGGAAAGAGGACAGACCGACAGTCGGCAAATAGTGCCACTACCAGCCTAGTGGGCTATGAGAGCCCTCCACaagctccctccatctcttcctgtcctgggcctggtttcccaaaagcatctccaaaggctaagttcattgttagaaccttcgtaggagcgTTGTTAAATCTGAGatctgtttcccaaaaccattatTATTACCAGTGCACTTCAAAACGCTCGTAATCTAACACCTGACCACTCCTAGCTTTTTGCCCTCACTTTATACCAAGAAGATCTCCGTGGTTCTCCGTCTCTCAGTGAACTTCAGAataaagttgccaatgtctttgtaATTGATACAAACAAGTGATGTATAAaaatatgcttcaaatgaaaaccgagatgactgcgttaaaatataaacagtaagCTATAagcctatttcaatcatattgaaaaACATTTCATGTTCAATCATTTGAGTTCTATTTTGCTACTTGTCGGCTACTGTCtaatttgtctcaatatatttcatgatgtgtagcctaaaATGTGTGCAATGATTGATTTAGTGCATTTTTATTTGGTAAGCAATAGAATAAGCTTCCTTAATATTTGCAGCTGTAGGTGGTAATCTCTCTAGGAGGTAAatatctctaggagctgatcaGTCATCAGTATTGTGAAAAAATTATAATGTAAAGCAAAGATTTTAATGGCGAAAGCTGATCCGAAAGCAGCGCTCGCTTTCTTTCGATCCTATTGCTATCGACACATTCTCCAAAGACGCACTCAGTGACCGTTCTCTCTGCGTGGTTTTGGGAAATGCATGTTACATCTTCGGCTGTTGTAGAAAAGATGCATCGTTAAAATACTCGTAAGCCTAAGTAACATTGCTATGGGGAAACTGGGCCCAGGTCTATTTTAGACATTTCTTTCCAGGCCAGACCTAGTCTGATGGTAGTGTTCAGCTCTGTTTCAACAGATCTCCCTCTTTGCTCCTggcccagtcatactgtacagtcaAGTGTAGAAAGGTACTTCACTGTCCACTCTGTGTCCCTGCCCTACTGTATTCTGAATGAATCGGTTGTTGTGACTTCAAAAAAGGGTGAGGCCTCTGGGGAAGAACTGTCTGTGTCCGATGAAGCTTTCTACCTCACCTGGAGTGTTAAATATCACCATCACAATGGCATGATTTTCCAGTGTGGTGATGGTTAGTTCAGAGATCAAGTGAAGGACATCCAACATCCTCATGTAAGAAAAAAAAGGCTGTTGCACATCTACTATAATATAAGGGAGAGGtaacatacagtacaagtcaaaagtttggacacacctacaaggatttttctttattaccattttctacattgtagaataatagtgaagacatcaaaactatgaaataacacatatggaatcctatagtaaccaaaaaagtgttaaacaaatctaaatatattttatattcttcaaagttgccaccctttgccttgatgacagctttgcccactcttggaattctctcaaccagcttcatgaggtagtcacctggaatgcatttcaattaacaggtgtgtcttgttagaaggtaatttgtgtaatttctttccttcttaaatgcatttgagccaatcagttgtgttgtgataaggtaggggtggtatacagaagatcgccctatttggtaaaagacaaaggccatattatggcaagaacagctcaaataagcaaagagaaatgacagtcaatcattactttaagacatgaaggtcagtgaatctggaaaatgttaagaactttcagtttcttcaagtgcagtcgcaaaaaccatcaggcgctatgatgaaactggctctcatgaggaccgccacaggaaaggaagacccagagttacctctgctgcagaggataagttcattagagttaccagcctcagaaattgcagcccaaataaatgcttcagagttcaagtaacagacacatctcaacctcaactgttcagaggagactgcgtgaatcaggccttggtggtcaaattgctgcaaagaaacccctactaaaggacaccaataataagaagagacttgcttgtgcctagaaacacaagcaatggacattagaccagtggaaatctgtcctttggtcttatgagtccaaatttgagatttttggttccaaccgccgtgtctttgtgagacacagagtaggtgaacggatgatctctgcatgtgtggttcccaccgtgaagcatggaggaggaggtgtgttggTGCTTTGTCACTGTcgttgatttatttagaattcaaggcacacttaaccagcatggctaccac encodes:
- the LOC106568824 gene encoding zinc finger MYND domain-containing protein 11 isoform X2 is translated as MNKEIMSRVVKKRQADPKVVQYVWAAIEVIRNQKQIANMDRISKYLSRVFGMHQKETARQLSLAVKDGLVVETLTVGCKGSKAGIEQEGYWLPGDEQEPNADGSKTEKEPPEEEWEAESHDWYCFECHLPGDVLVCDNCFRVYHLKCLSDEYKPRDSGSHWQCVVCRGSKKKNLNKQEMCKYLRFIIQRMKERAVDLNKKGKDTQHPMYRRLIHTTLDVTNIQENLTEGKYKSFDEFKADAQLIVHNTAILFGVHSDQAEIARLLYSDTCHELNELMLCKNCFYLSNARPDNWFCYPCTPNHEVVWAKMKGFGYWPAKVLQREDNQVDVRFFGHQHQRAWIPADNIQDIKVSVQQLQVKRSASWKKACDELELSQCFQREGRFWKTKTVEKVEERRGDGEERLTERPEEAEYSISSTSNNNDQVKHKADRQADRDRQPDRQEPKAKKSRRSQAPEPKEEAIDPEPEMEAVSSSQEIPVTTPHQPEKLSVSTQTKKASAASPRSLHRSTQTTSDGACQNMCHEKYTKIFNDVKDMMKADNKRETERMVREALEKLRSEMEDEKRQAVSKAVSGGQAEMERKCKTVKEKCKEELVEEVKKMVAQHKQLISTTKKKQWCYNCEEEAMYHCCWNTSYCSIKCQQEHWHADHKRTCRRKR